The genomic region TGGACATGGTGTCGTTCACCGGGTCGACCGGAATCGGCCGGCGCATCGTCGAACTGTCCGCTGGGACGATGAAGCGGACGCTGCTGGAGCTCGGCGGCAAGTCCGCGATGATCGTGCTCGACGACGCCGACCTCGCCTCGGTCCTGCCCGGAGCCGGCCTCGGGGCGTGCCTGCACGCCGGGCAGGGCTGCGCGATGACGACGCGGATCCTGCTGCCCCGCTCCGTCTACGACCAGGGCCTCGAGATCCTCACCGAGGTGTTCCGCCACCTTCCCTACGGCGACCCGAACGACCCGGCGAACCTCTCCGGCCCGCAGATCAACGCCCGCCAGCGCGACCGGGTGCTGGACTACATCGAGATCGGCAAGGCCGAGGGCGCGCGGGTCGTCGCCGGCGGCGGTCGCCCGGCGCACCTGCCAACCGGCTACTACGTCGAGCCGACGCTGCTCGCGGACGTGGACAACGGCATGCGGGTGGCCCGCGAGGAGATCTTCGGCCCGGTGGCGGCCGTGATCCCCTTCGACGACGAGGCGGACGCCGTGCGGATCGCCAACGACAGCCCGTACGGCCTGTCCGGCGGCGTGTTCTCCGCCTCGCTCGACCGCGGCCTGTCCGTCGCCCGCCGGATCCGCACGGGGAGCATCAACGTCAACGGGGGCAACTTCTACGGCTCGAACGGCCCCTACGGCGGCTACAAGCTGTCGGGCAACGGCCGCCAGGGCGGCATCGAGGGCTTCGAGCAGCACCTGGAGAGCAAGTCCGTCGGCTTCGCCGGCTGAGCTGCCCACATCCGGGCCGCCGTCTTTCCGGGCCGCCGTCTTTCCGGGCGGCCCACCACCTGGTCGCACGCACGAGCAGAGGAGCAGGACAATGTCAGGTCGCCTCGAGGGCAAGGTCGCCTTCATCACGGGCGCGGCGCGCGGGCAGGGCCGCAGCCACGCGGTTCGCCTGGCGCAGGAGGGCGCCGACATCATCGCCATCGACATCGTCGAGCAGATCGAGTCGAACCCCTACCCGCTGTCCACCCCGGAGGACCTCGCCGAGACCGTCACCCTGGTCGAGAAGCTCGGCCGGCGCATCATCGCCACCAAGGCCGACGTCCGCGAGCGCGACCAGCTCCGCGAGGCCGTCAACAAGGGCGTCGCCGAGCTCGGCCGCCTCGACATCGTCGTCGCGAACGCCGGCATCCTGCCGATGGCGATGGGCGACCCTCAGGCGACCGACTTCATCGACGCCGTCGACGTCGACCTCATCGGCGTGATGAACGCCGTCGCGGTCAGCGTCCCGCACCTGCCGGATCGCAGCTCCATCATCGTCACCGGCTCGACCGCGGCCATGATGCCCAACACCACCGACAACCCCGCGATGGGACCGGGCAGCGCCGGCTACGGCTGGGCGAAGAAGATCCTCATCGGCTATGTCGAGGAGATGGCGCTCCACCTGGCCCCGAAGTTCATCCGGGTCAACGCCATCCACCCGACCAACGTCAACACCCACCTGCTCCACAACGACGGGCTGTACGCGCAGTTCCGGCCGGACCTGGAGAACCCGACCCGGGAAGACGTCGAGCCCGCGTTCGTCACGTTCCAGGCGATGCCGATCCCCTACGTCGAGCCGGTCGACATCTCCAACCTGGTGCTGTTCCTCGCCTCCGACGAGTCCCGGTACATCACCGGCCAGCAGATCCGGGTCGACGCCGGCTCCCTGCTCAAGTTCCCGAACGGCCCCACGGGCTGATCTCCGCCGAACCCTGTGGACGGCAGTGCTCGGGGCGCGTCGGGGCGCTCGCCGAGCACCGCCTCCCACGAGGTTCCGACAGCCGGATCCGGGGCCGCTCACCGGTCTGCCGGGCGGCTGAGGAGGGCTTCGAGGGGCCGGGTGTAGGGGTTTCGGCGGGGTGTCTGGGTGGGGTCGACCCAGACGGGCGGGAGGAACTCCGGTCGGCGGTCCGCGCCAAGCCGGACGGTCCAGCCGTGGTGGTGGAGGAAACGGTGGTGCCAACCGCAGACGAGCACGAGGTTGTCCAGGCAGGTGGTTCCGTCGTCGGTCCAGTGCCGGATGTGGTGCGCCTGGCACCAGCTCGGCGGCCTGCTGCAACCGGGAAACGCGCAGCAACGGTCGCGAGCGACCAGGGCGCGGCGCAGGTCGGCCGGGACGGTGCGCTGCGTCCGGCCGACGTCGAGGGGAACGCTGTCCGCATTGAGCACGATGCGGCTGACTTCGGCATCGCAGGACAGCCGGCGTAGCACGGAGCGTGGTAGCGGCTGGCCCCAGCTCGTGGCCGCGGCAGGCCCGCCCCGGCCGACCAGCGTCGCCCAGGGGACGGTGACGGTCAGGTGGGGGCGCACACCGCCGGAGACGGGTACCGATGAGGCGTCGAGGGCGCGGTGCAGAAGCTCGACGAGAGCGTCGCCTCGGCGGCGGGCGGGGCTGCGGGGATCGGGGGTGCCGTCGACGGCGGGGCTGGGGGCGGCGAGGCTGTCGAGGGCGGTGCGCAGAAGAGCGGCGCCCTCGGCGTCAAGTTCGCCGGTGATCCGGGTCATCCCGTCGGCCAGGTCGGTGATCGACAGGTGGCGGCGCGACGTCGGATCGTCGCCGTCAGCACCACCGCCCGCGTTGCCCCCGCCGGCGTCGCCACCGCCGGGATTGTGATCACCTCCGTCGTCGTCGTCGCTGCTGCCGCCCTCGTCGCTGTTGCTGTCGTCGGCGGGGTCGGGGCTGTCGCCACCGGGGCTGGTGTCGACGTCGGTGAGCCGCTCGCGGATGTGGCGGCCGAGGAGGGCGAGATCGGCGGGATCGAAGGTGTCCGCGCAGCGGAGCAGGAGTGCTTCGGCTTCACGCCGCCTGGTGAGGTCCGCCCCGCGGGGGAGGGCGCGCAGCGCCGCGTGGATCGCGAAGGCCTGGTCGATGCTGATGGTGCCGGCGGTCAGGGCGGTGCCGGTGGCGGTGAGATCGCCGTCGACTGCCAGGGCGAGACCGAGCAGCCGCTGGGCCTCGCCGGGGCGGATCCGCAGCCGGGCGCGGAGTAACGCGGCCGTGCTGGTGGCACCCTCGCGTTGGGCGCTGCCGCGGCCGTGCAGCTCATTGATCAACCCCAGACGCAGCGCGGCGAGCCGGGCCAGCAACGCCGAGCAGTCCAGCACCGCGCTGTCCAGGTCGCCATCGGACAGGGACCAGCCGGGCATGTCCACCGCCTGTCCGACCAGCTCGTCGAGCTCGGACAGCGCTGTAAGCAGCCGTGGACAACCCCTCGGGTCGAGGCCGAAGGTGGGAGCCGGGCCGGCGTCGGATTCAGGATCGGAAGTGGCAGTGAGTCCGGGGGCGGGGACTGGGGTGGGAGCGGTGTCGCGGCCGGGGCTGGGGCCGTGCGTGTTCATGAGTCGACGGTAGATCCGCAGCCGCCAGATGTCGAACGTATGTTCGTCTCCGTGAGCGATGTGGGGCAGCGGCCTGCCGCAGGCCGCCAGCTCGGCCACATCCTCAAGGCTGCGACTGCCGGCGAGGAGGAAGGTGGAGGGTGAGGCCGTGCCCAGCACATTCGTCGCGCCGGGTACGGCCGCTGCGACTGTCGGCGAAGAACGAGGCCGGACGTCAGGAGCCGGGCCGGGCGGCGAGGGGCGGCCGGATGTCGCGGGGCCGAGGTGACGGTTGAGGGCGGGGCTCGGCTGGTGGTGGGGTGACGGTTGAGGGCGGGGGCGCATCCGGTGGCGAAGCGATCGGTCCGTGGTCGGTGGGGTCCGCGCAATCGTCGGTAATGTGGGCATGAATTTCCGACACTCGGCGGATAACCGTCGGAGTGGCGAGGGTGAAGGTGCACGGCCTACAGGGCCCGACCAAAAGGAACGTCCTTGTCAAGACGAGTGTTACCCCATGGTGGGGTGACGTCCACGGTCGATCTCCCGTAGCGTCGGGTTCACAGCATCGTGAATGAGTGATTCCAGGAAAGCCCCGAAAGGTGTTCCGGTGGAATGCCTGACCTTTACGGTGGCGTTCCGGCGGCGGCCCCGGTCGTGTGCACGGTCGGGGCCACGTGAGGCGATCGCTCGCGAAGCCACCGATGCTGACATGTGCCGCGGCTCGGTGAGGCAGGTCGGGTCGGGGCGTACCTCCCACAAAGGACGTGACCATGACAGTGATGGCCAGGTGGCGGACCCGCCGCCGACGGATCGCGACGACAACGGTGGCCGCGCTGCTGACCGTGACCGCCGCCGGGGTGGCCCAGCTCGCGACCGACTCGGCCGCCCAGGCCGCCACCCCCTCGGCAGCCAGCCCCACCGTGACCGGGCCCGTCACCGGCGGTAAGGGCGTCCCCGTGGTGGGAGCCACCGCCTTCGACTTAGGCAAGGTCGGGTACCGGCAGTCCGAGTACTTCCTCGCCGGCTCCGCGACCGCCTACCAGGCGTCGGGCACGCTGGGGTCGGACGGCAAGTGGACCGTGACCCCGGCCGCCACGGCGCCTTACACGACCCGGATCGTGGTCAACCGCCCGGCCGACGCGAAGAAGTTCAACGGCACCGTCGTCGTGGAATGGCTCAACGTCTCCGCCGGCTACGACGGAGCCCCGGACTGGACCGCCGCGCACAACCAGCTCATCCGGGACGGCTACGCCTGGGTCGGGGTGTCCGCGCAGGCGGTCGGGCTCAACGCCACCAAGAACGCCGACCCGGACCGCTACCAGGCGCTGTCCCACCCCGGTGACAGCTACTCGTACGACATCTTCTCCCAGACCGGTCAGGCAGTGCGGAAGTCGGCCGCAACGGTCCTCGGAGGGCTGAAGCCGAAGAAGGTGCTCGGCGACGGTGAGTCGCAGTCGGCCTTCCGGCTGACGACCTACGTCAACGCCATCCACCCGCTCGTCAACGTCTACGACGGGTACCTGCTGCACAGCCGCGCCGGCACCGCGAGCGCGCTGTCCCAGGCCCCGGAGCGTCCCGACATCGCCGCGCCGGCCGTCGTCCGGATCCGACCCGATCTCGCCGTCCCGGTCCTGACCTTCCAGACGGAGACGGACCTGCCGACCGGCCTGCTCGGCTACGTCGACGCCCGCCAGGACGACACCAACCGGTTCCGCCTGTGGGAGGTTGCGGGGACCGCCCACGCCGACGCCTACACCATCGGCATCGGGGCTACGGACGTCGGCGACGGGCAGGGCAGCGTCGCGGCGTTCAACGCGCTGCGTAACCCGCCGACCGGGGCCGCTGGCTTCTCCTGCGCCAAGCCGATCAACGCTGGCGAGCAGCAGTACGTCCTGCAGACCGCGTTCTCGCAGCTCAACCGGTGGGTTACTACCGGGCAGGCGCCGTCGAAGGCACCGCGGCTGCAGATCGCGAACAACGCCTACGTCCTCGACGCCAACGGTAATGTGAAGGGCGGCATCCGCACCCCCGCGGTCGACGCCCCGGTGGCGAAGCTGTCCGGGCTCGGCCAGGACACCGGTTCCTCTCCCTTCTGCGCCCTGTTCGGCACCACCGTCCCGTTCACCCCGGCGCAGCTCCACGCCCTCTACCCGTCCCACGACGCCTTCGTCGCCGCCTGGATGAAGGCCGCGACCAGCGCCGTGAACGCCGGCTTCATCCTGCCGGCCGACGCGAAGC from Frankia alni ACN14a harbors:
- a CDS encoding alpha/beta hydrolase domain-containing protein — encoded protein: MTVMARWRTRRRRIATTTVAALLTVTAAGVAQLATDSAAQAATPSAASPTVTGPVTGGKGVPVVGATAFDLGKVGYRQSEYFLAGSATAYQASGTLGSDGKWTVTPAATAPYTTRIVVNRPADAKKFNGTVVVEWLNVSAGYDGAPDWTAAHNQLIRDGYAWVGVSAQAVGLNATKNADPDRYQALSHPGDSYSYDIFSQTGQAVRKSAATVLGGLKPKKVLGDGESQSAFRLTTYVNAIHPLVNVYDGYLLHSRAGTASALSQAPERPDIAAPAVVRIRPDLAVPVLTFQTETDLPTGLLGYVDARQDDTNRFRLWEVAGTAHADAYTIGIGATDVGDGQGSVAAFNALRNPPTGAAGFSCAKPINAGEQQYVLQTAFSQLNRWVTTGQAPSKAPRLQIANNAYVLDANGNVKGGIRTPAVDAPVAKLSGLGQDTGSSPFCALFGTTVPFTPAQLHALYPSHDAFVAAWMKAATSAVNAGFILPADAKPLVAAAASSTVPE
- a CDS encoding mycofactocin-coupled SDR family oxidoreductase, which encodes MSGRLEGKVAFITGAARGQGRSHAVRLAQEGADIIAIDIVEQIESNPYPLSTPEDLAETVTLVEKLGRRIIATKADVRERDQLREAVNKGVAELGRLDIVVANAGILPMAMGDPQATDFIDAVDVDLIGVMNAVAVSVPHLPDRSSIIVTGSTAAMMPNTTDNPAMGPGSAGYGWAKKILIGYVEEMALHLAPKFIRVNAIHPTNVNTHLLHNDGLYAQFRPDLENPTREDVEPAFVTFQAMPIPYVEPVDISNLVLFLASDESRYITGQQIRVDAGSLLKFPNGPTG
- a CDS encoding aldehyde dehydrogenase family protein, translating into MTTASEAVSLQGEPRLLIDGKLGESATGSRYDNINPATEEILGQTTDATAADMDRAIAAARRAFDESSWSTDRELRKRCLAQLQAALDDEKEALRAELIAEAGAPIAVTHFAQLDWPLADGLRGPLELIDTFPWERTLPDTNLFGPSHRAVWKEPVGVVAAIVPWNYPFEVTINKLGPILATGNTVVLKPAPDTPWNATRIGRIVAERTDIPAGVVNVVPTSDNAVAELLVTDPRVDMVSFTGSTGIGRRIVELSAGTMKRTLLELGGKSAMIVLDDADLASVLPGAGLGACLHAGQGCAMTTRILLPRSVYDQGLEILTEVFRHLPYGDPNDPANLSGPQINARQRDRVLDYIEIGKAEGARVVAGGGRPAHLPTGYYVEPTLLADVDNGMRVAREEIFGPVAAVIPFDDEADAVRIANDSPYGLSGGVFSASLDRGLSVARRIRTGSINVNGGNFYGSNGPYGGYKLSGNGRQGGIEGFEQHLESKSVGFAG
- a CDS encoding HNH endonuclease signature motif containing protein, whose translation is MNTHGPSPGRDTAPTPVPAPGLTATSDPESDAGPAPTFGLDPRGCPRLLTALSELDELVGQAVDMPGWSLSDGDLDSAVLDCSALLARLAALRLGLINELHGRGSAQREGATSTAALLRARLRIRPGEAQRLLGLALAVDGDLTATGTALTAGTISIDQAFAIHAALRALPRGADLTRRREAEALLLRCADTFDPADLALLGRHIRERLTDVDTSPGGDSPDPADDSNSDEGGSSDDDDGGDHNPGGGDAGGGNAGGGADGDDPTSRRHLSITDLADGMTRITGELDAEGAALLRTALDSLAAPSPAVDGTPDPRSPARRRGDALVELLHRALDASSVPVSGGVRPHLTVTVPWATLVGRGGPAAATSWGQPLPRSVLRRLSCDAEVSRIVLNADSVPLDVGRTQRTVPADLRRALVARDRCCAFPGCSRPPSWCQAHHIRHWTDDGTTCLDNLVLVCGWHHRFLHHHGWTVRLGADRRPEFLPPVWVDPTQTPRRNPYTRPLEALLSRPADR